CGCCTGGCTGCGGACGATCAAGGAAAAAATCGAATACAAGGGGATGAAGAACGTCGAGGTCAAGTTCCCGCTGATCGAAGACATCACCATGGATGTGGCCAAGAAATACGGGATGATCCAGCCCGGGGAAAGCTCGACCAAAGCCGTGCGGGCGGTCTTTTACGTGGATCCCAAAGGCGTCGTCCGCACGATTCTGTACTACCCGCTCAGCCTGGGGCGCAACTTCGAGGAGCTGTACCGGGTGTTGATCGCCTTGCAGACCGCCGACGCCTTCTCGGTGGCCCTGCCGGCGGACTGGCAGCCGGGCGATGACGTGATCGTCCCGACCGCCGGCTCGTGCGGCGTGGCCAAGGAGCGCATGGAGAGCAAGGACGCGGATCTGCACTGCTACGACTGGTTCTTCTGCACCAAGAAGCTCGCCAAGGAAACCGTGTTGGGCACCGTGCTGAAAAAGAAATGAATGACCGCGCGGCTTGCCCCGGCAGAGAGCATGCCGAGGGCAGGTGCGAGCCCGCCCTCGGCGGGCCGGGCCGGGGGGCCGTTGCGGGGTATTCATCATCCCGCGAGAGCGGGATCGGCGCAACCACTCCTCCCAAGACCCGTTCCCCCATTCCTTGGAAATAGGGGAACGACGGGGGGGTAGAAAAAAGGAGATCGTGATGATGGAACTCAATCGCAACAACTTTACAATGCAAGCTCGGGGCCGCGGAGGCGGCGGAGGTGGGGGCGGCGGCGGCGGTGGGGGCGGCCGCGGGTGGGGGATCGGGGCCGGGCAAGGCGGCGGACGCGGGCGCGGCGGAGGCAGCAAACCGGGCTCCGGCCCGGGCGGCAATTGCGTCTGTCCGCAATGCGGAAAAAAATTCCCGCACATCGTCGGCCAGCGCTGCCTCGACCGTACCTGCCCGGATTGCGGTGCGCGCCTGACGCGCGAGTAAATCCAAAAGAAAGGAGAAACCAACATGCCACGAGGAGACCGCACAGGACCGACGGGGATGGGGCCGATGACCGGGCGCGGGCTCGGGTATTGCTCGGGCTCGGGCGCGCCGGGATACGCCGCGCCGGGACCGGGGCGCGGGATGGGGATGGGCGGCGGACGCGGATTTGGGATGGGCCGCGGACGCGGCTGGCGCAACATGTACTACGCCACCGGATTGCCGGCCTGGGCGCGTTCGGGCCCGTATGCCGCGCCGTATCAAACTCCCGATCCGGAATGGGAAAAACAGGCGCTCAAGAACCAGTCCGACGCTTTGCAGGCCCAACTGGAGCAGATCCGCAAACGGCTCGAAGACCTTGAATCGGACCGATCCGGGAAATGAATTAATCCGACGCCTCTCCGCCGGCCGCGGGCCGTCCTGTTCCGCCGGCGGAGAGGCTTAAGAGGACGCGAAAAAAGCCGGCCGAGCCCCGCTTCGCGGAGCGAGGCCGGGGTGGCCCGCGCTCGATGCGGGCGTATGGAGACCCCGAAGTTTTCCAGTGGTTTCGACCGCCCCGGCTCGGATCAGGCCGGGGGGTTACGCCCCGGAAAATCCCCGGGGTTGCTCGACCACCTTTTTTTCTTTTTTCCGAACCCTGCCCACACCCATCAGGAGGTGCTTTGATGAAGATCGCCTTGACGACATCGGGCAACGATCTTTCCGCGCCGCTCGACAGCCGTTTCGGCCGGGCGCCGAAGTTCATCGTGTTCGACCTCGACGCCGGTTCGTTCGAAGTCGTCGACAACCAGAAAAACCTTAACGCGGCCCAGGGCGCAGGCTACCAATCCGCCGAGGCCGTCGTCCGCACGGGGGCGAAGGCGCTCATCTCCGGGCACTGCGGCCCGAACGCCTTCCGCGCCCTGCAAGCGGCCGGGGTGAAGGTTTACACCGCCGAGACCGGGACGGTCGCCGAGGCGCTTGAGCAGTATAAAGCCGGCAAGCTGGCCGAGGCCGGCTCGGCCGACGTCGGGGGGCACTGGTGACGGATTCGGCAATCCGCTTCCGCCCGATCGGGGTGATCCGGAGCAACCATACCGATCCGGAACAAATCCCCATCCAACCCGCTTTCGCGGCGGGATGCGAGGGGAGGGCGGAAATCCTGCCCGAGTTCGCTGCCGGTCTGGACGGTCTGGACGGGTTTTCGCACATCTACCTGCTCTATCACCTGCACCGGGCCGGGTCGCCGCAATTTCGGGTGAAGCCCTTCCTGGTCAATAAGCAAACGGGCGTGTTCGCCACGCGAGCCCCGTGCCGGCCGAATGCGATCGGGCTCAGCATCGTCGGGCTGCTTCGCCGCGAGGGAAACGTGCTACACCTCGATCGGATCGACGTGCTCGACGGAACGCCGCTCCTGGACATCAAGCCCTACACCGCGCGCTTCGACCGCATCGAGGGGACGCGCAACGGCTGGCAGGACGGTCTGGCGGACGAGGAAGCGGTCCGGGCAAGGGGCCGGCGCCGGTACGAAAAACCATGAAGACGAACCTGGAATGCATCCCCTGCCTCGTGCGTCAGGCGCTCGATGCGGCCCGGCTGACCACGGCGGATGCAGCCGTCCACGAGCGGATCCTGCGCGAGGTCCTGCGCTGGACGTCGGCTATGGACCTGGCCTTGCCGCCGCCCCTGCTCGCCCAGCGCATTCACCGGCGGCTGCGCGAAATCACCGGCCAGGCGGATCCATACCGGGAAGCAAAGGCGCGTCAAAACCAGACGGCGGCCGGCTTGTTGCCCCGCTTTCGCGAGCAAATCGCCGCCGCGGCGGATCCCCTGGGCGCGGCGGTACGCCTGGCGGTGGCGGCCAATTTGATCGACATGGGCGCAAAATCCGGTTGGAACGAGGCCGATGTGCCGGGAGAATTAAAGCGGGCCGCTAGGGCGCGCCTGGCCGGCGACCTGGAAGGCCTGCGGGCGGCCGTCGCGCGCGCCCGCCGGATCCTGTACCTCGCGGACAACGCCGGGGAGATTTTTTTCGACCGGCTTCTGCTCGAACAGCTTCCCCGGGAACGGGTGACGCTGGCGGTCCGCGGCGCGCCGGTGATTAACGACGCCACCCGCGAGGACGCCCGCGCGGCCGGATTGGATACAATGATCGAAGTGATCGACAACGGCTCCGACGCACCCGGCACGCTGCTCGCGGATTGCAGCCCGGAATTCCAACGCCGCTACGCCGGAGCGGACCTGATCCTGTCCAAGGGACAGGGCAACTTCGAGAGTCTGTCCGGCGAGCCGGGGAATATTTTCTTCCTCTTCCGGGTCAAATGCCCGGTGACGGCCGGAATGACAGGCGAACCGGTGGGAACGCACGTCTTGGCCCGTCAAGGCGTGGATGATGTCGTCCGTTCCGAAACCGTTTCCGCCGGATCTTGATCCCGAATCCGCGGCA
This Anaerolineales bacterium DNA region includes the following protein-coding sequences:
- a CDS encoding redoxin domain-containing protein; the protein is AWLRTIKEKIEYKGMKNVEVKFPLIEDITMDVAKKYGMIQPGESSTKAVRAVFYVDPKGVVRTILYYPLSLGRNFEELYRVLIALQTADAFSVALPADWQPGDDVIVPTAGSCGVAKERMESKDADLHCYDWFFCTKKLAKETVLGTVLKKK
- a CDS encoding DUF5320 domain-containing protein translates to MPRGDRTGPTGMGPMTGRGLGYCSGSGAPGYAAPGPGRGMGMGGGRGFGMGRGRGWRNMYYATGLPAWARSGPYAAPYQTPDPEWEKQALKNQSDALQAQLEQIRKRLEDLESDRSGK
- a CDS encoding NifB/NifX family molybdenum-iron cluster-binding protein, producing MKIALTTSGNDLSAPLDSRFGRAPKFIVFDLDAGSFEVVDNQKNLNAAQGAGYQSAEAVVRTGAKALISGHCGPNAFRALQAAGVKVYTAETGTVAEALEQYKAGKLAEAGSADVGGHW
- the tsaA gene encoding tRNA (N6-threonylcarbamoyladenosine(37)-N6)-methyltransferase TrmO, with the translated sequence MRFRPIGVIRSNHTDPEQIPIQPAFAAGCEGRAEILPEFAAGLDGLDGFSHIYLLYHLHRAGSPQFRVKPFLVNKQTGVFATRAPCRPNAIGLSIVGLLRREGNVLHLDRIDVLDGTPLLDIKPYTARFDRIEGTRNGWQDGLADEEAVRARGRRRYEKP
- a CDS encoding DUF89 family protein, with the protein product MKTNLECIPCLVRQALDAARLTTADAAVHERILREVLRWTSAMDLALPPPLLAQRIHRRLREITGQADPYREAKARQNQTAAGLLPRFREQIAAAADPLGAAVRLAVAANLIDMGAKSGWNEADVPGELKRAARARLAGDLEGLRAAVARARRILYLADNAGEIFFDRLLLEQLPRERVTLAVRGAPVINDATREDARAAGLDTMIEVIDNGSDAPGTLLADCSPEFQRRYAGADLILSKGQGNFESLSGEPGNIFFLFRVKCPVTAGMTGEPVGTHVLARQGVDDVVRSETVSAGS